The following proteins are co-located in the Podarcis raffonei isolate rPodRaf1 chromosome 5, rPodRaf1.pri, whole genome shotgun sequence genome:
- the LOC128413769 gene encoding transmembrane protein 254-like, whose protein sequence is MTLGDLFQLSNCANCRQQFATKTRTRGCPRGGKQQAAVRSPRQRVPRIPPNPTLLLPKCKYGAVATPLRSASWGCSQEAAGTDPIAEEMRRVAGSMDSQAEHRADYFRRSNLFVMVAILAGLSYHGLAVFSPSTIPYDLLGPLGTVTKYLVENHKTLLNIGYLIIWLIHIGEALFALKLCRMKGITDPSTQRLWLVQTFFFGMGSLYLLLTYNPQKKSW, encoded by the exons atgacccttggggacctcttccaactctccaattgtGCGAATTGCCGTCAGCAGTTTGCCACAAAGACTCGCACTCGCGGTTGCCCGAGAGGAGGAAAGCAGCAGGCAGCAGTGCGGAGCCCGCGGCAGCGAGTCCCGCGGATCCCTCCTAATccaaccctcctcctccccaaatGCAAATACGGCGCCGTCGCCACGCCCCTCCGGAGCGCTTCTTGGGGCTGCTCGCAAGAGGCGGCGGGAACAGATCCGATCGCCGAAGAGATGAGGAGGGTGGCGGGCTCGATGGACTCCCAGGCCGAGCACCGCGCCGATTACTTCCGACGCTCCAACCTGTTCGTAATGGTGGCGATCTTGGCCGGCCTGAGCTACCACGGG TTGGCAGTCTTTTCACCCTCAACAATCCCCTATGACCTTCTGGGACCATTAGGCACCGTCACTAAATATTTGGTGGAAAACCATAAAACTCTTCTCAATATCGG aTATTTAATTATCTGGTTAATCCACATCGGGGAAGCATTATTTGCCCTCAAGCTATGCAG GATGAAAGGCATCACAGACCCTTCAACTCAGCGGTTGTGGTTGGTTCAAACATTTTTCTTTGGAATGGGATCTCTCTACCTTTTGTTGACCTACAACCCCCAGAAGAAAAGTTGGTGA